In Streptomyces dangxiongensis, one DNA window encodes the following:
- a CDS encoding SPFH domain-containing protein: MPTPKVREFAAHSIGGGLALLFGLLGLGAAVALFAASGATSSAGTRGGLVTAGILVLLAALVAIRGLNTVEPGQARVVQLFGRYRGTIRQDGLRWVNPFTSRIRISTRVRNHETAVLKVNDAYGNPIELAAVVVWKVQDTAQATFEVDDFAEFVATQTETAVRHIAIEYPYDAHEEDGLSLRGNAEEITEKLAVELQARVEAAGVKVIESRFTHLAYAPEIASAMLQRQQAGAVVAARRQIVDGAVGMVEAALARIAEADIVELDDERKAAMVSNLMVVLCGDRAPQPVLNTGTLYQ, encoded by the coding sequence ATGCCCACCCCGAAGGTGCGGGAGTTCGCCGCCCACAGCATCGGCGGCGGGCTCGCCCTGCTGTTCGGGCTGCTCGGCCTCGGCGCCGCGGTCGCCCTGTTCGCCGCCTCCGGAGCGACCTCCTCCGCCGGCACCCGGGGCGGCCTGGTCACCGCCGGGATCCTCGTCCTCCTGGCGGCCCTCGTCGCGATCCGGGGCCTGAACACGGTCGAGCCGGGCCAGGCCCGGGTCGTCCAGCTCTTCGGGCGTTACCGGGGCACGATCCGGCAGGACGGCCTGCGCTGGGTGAACCCCTTCACCTCCCGGATCCGGATCTCCACCCGGGTGCGCAATCACGAGACCGCCGTCCTGAAGGTCAACGACGCCTACGGCAACCCGATCGAGCTGGCCGCGGTCGTGGTCTGGAAGGTCCAGGACACCGCGCAGGCCACCTTCGAGGTCGACGACTTCGCCGAGTTCGTCGCCACGCAGACCGAGACGGCCGTGCGGCACATCGCGATCGAGTACCCCTACGACGCCCATGAGGAGGACGGCCTGTCGCTGCGCGGCAACGCCGAGGAGATCACCGAGAAGCTGGCCGTCGAACTCCAGGCGCGGGTGGAGGCGGCCGGGGTGAAGGTCATCGAGTCGCGCTTCACGCACCTCGCGTACGCTCCCGAGATCGCCTCGGCGATGCTCCAGCGGCAGCAGGCGGGGGCGGTCGTCGCGGCCCGGCGGCAGATCGTCGACGGCGCGGTGGGCATGGTCGAGGCGGCGCTGGCCCGCATCGCGGAGGCGGACATCGTGGAGCTGGACGACGAGCGGAAGGCGGCGATGGTGTCGAACCTGATGGTGGTGCTGTGCGGCGACCGGGCCCCGCAGCCGGTTCTCAACACCGGAACGCTCTACCAGTGA
- a CDS encoding PadR family transcriptional regulator, whose product MSIGHTLLGLLESGPRHGYDLKRAFDEKFGHDRPLHYGQVYSTMSRLLKHGLVEVDGIEAGGGPERKRYAVTDAGVTDVEHWLATPEKPEEYLQSTLYTKVVLALLTHRDASTILDTQRAEHLRSMRILTDRKRRGDLADQLICDHALFHLEADLRWLELTAARLDKLREAVAR is encoded by the coding sequence ATGTCCATCGGTCACACCCTCCTGGGACTCCTGGAGTCCGGCCCGCGCCACGGTTACGACCTCAAGCGGGCCTTCGACGAGAAGTTCGGTCACGACCGGCCGCTGCACTACGGCCAGGTCTACTCCACGATGTCCCGGCTCCTGAAGCACGGCCTCGTGGAAGTCGACGGCATCGAGGCGGGCGGCGGGCCCGAGCGCAAGCGGTACGCCGTCACCGACGCCGGCGTCACCGACGTGGAGCACTGGCTCGCCACTCCGGAGAAGCCGGAGGAGTACCTCCAGTCGACCCTCTACACCAAGGTCGTCCTCGCCCTCCTCACCCACCGGGACGCCTCCACCATCCTCGACACCCAGCGTGCCGAGCACCTGCGCAGCATGCGGATCCTGACCGACCGCAAACGCCGGGGCGACCTCGCCGACCAACTGATCTGCGACCACGCCCTGTTCCACCTGGAGGCCGACCTGCGCTGGCTGGAGCTGACCGCGGCACGCCTGGACAAGCTCCGGGAAGCGGTGGCCCGATGA
- a CDS encoding ABC transporter ATP-binding protein — translation MTPPPGSLLAAENLCKAYGPTVALDGAEFSIHPGEVVAVMGPSGSGKSTLLHCLAGIVPPDSGSITYDGRELAGMSDARRSALRRSEFGFVFQFGQLVPELTCVENVALPLRLNGASRKAAERAALTWMQRLEVDDLRGKRPGEVSGGQGQRVAVARALVTQPRVLFADEPTGALDSLNGERVMELLTDAARSTNAAVVLVTHEARVAAYSDREIVVRDGKSRDMERAV, via the coding sequence ATGACCCCGCCGCCCGGCTCCCTGCTCGCCGCCGAGAACCTGTGCAAGGCCTACGGCCCCACGGTCGCCCTCGACGGCGCCGAGTTCTCCATCCACCCCGGCGAGGTCGTCGCCGTCATGGGCCCGTCCGGGTCCGGCAAGTCGACGCTGCTGCACTGCCTCGCCGGCATCGTGCCCCCCGACTCCGGCTCCATCACCTACGACGGCCGTGAACTGGCCGGCATGAGCGACGCCCGGCGCAGCGCGCTGCGCCGCAGCGAGTTCGGCTTCGTCTTCCAGTTCGGCCAGCTCGTGCCCGAGCTGACCTGCGTGGAGAACGTGGCGCTGCCGCTGCGCCTGAACGGCGCCTCCCGCAAGGCCGCCGAGCGGGCCGCGCTGACCTGGATGCAGCGCCTGGAGGTCGACGACCTTCGGGGCAAGCGGCCCGGCGAGGTCTCCGGCGGCCAGGGCCAGCGGGTCGCGGTCGCGCGGGCCCTGGTCACCCAGCCGCGGGTGCTGTTCGCCGACGAACCGACCGGCGCGCTGGACTCCCTCAACGGCGAACGCGTCATGGAACTGCTGACCGACGCCGCCCGCTCCACCAACGCGGCCGTGGTGCTGGTCACGCACGAGGCCCGGGTGGCCGCCTACTCCGACCGGGAGATCGTCGTACGCGACGGGAAGTCCCGCGACATGGAGCGTGCCGTATGA
- a CDS encoding ABC transporter permease, with protein sequence MNVRQWGRDLGMGVRFACTGGREGWVRMLLTAVGVGLGVALLLLTTALPNVLTVRHQREEARQDLTYNAAVPPRSEHTVLVATTDTEWHAKDVRGRLLEAEGPRAPLPPGVDRFPAKGEMVASPALKELLSSDGAKLLRERIPYRITGTIGEPGLIGSHELAYYAGAKGLTVKADSSRVLRLTAFGDPHPTAERADPVLILMMLVVFVALLMPVAVFIAAAVRFGGERRDRRLAALRLVGSDSRMTRRIAAGEALAGALLGLVVGTVFFLIGRQVAGSVEVLGESFFPSYLNPSPALVALVAVAVPASAVLVTLLAMRGVVVEPLGVVRAARPARRRLWWRLLLPLAGLAMLYPMIGNGRSHGDFNQYLVIGGVMLLLVGVTALLPWLVEAVVARLGPGSVSWQLAVRRLQVSSGSAARMVNGIAVAVAGAIALQMLFAGVESQYTKETGRDPGRVQMEVDLSGRAPVRAAGREFEHTKGVRAAVAISTGGLGDRRRDPEHTTAVTVGDCAALRELAHLPSCRDGDVFAVHGGNGDEGLRALRRSGGHGFLDPTYSDADRGREIPWTVPAGLPQVTVRKDALHQGVGGLLATPSALPASATPTLYSQVYVRIDPSVPDAEEYVRNTTARVDPLGTAWHWSSTQQSRKYTSLRTGLFVGAVGVLALIGASLLVSQLEQLRERRKLLSSLVAFGTRRRTLGLSVLWQTAVPITLGLLLASGVGLALGAVLLRMTATPVSVDWASVLSMTGVGAAVVLTVTVLSLPPLVRLMRPEGLRTE encoded by the coding sequence ATGAACGTGCGGCAGTGGGGCCGGGACCTCGGCATGGGCGTCCGGTTCGCCTGCACCGGCGGGCGCGAGGGATGGGTCCGGATGCTGCTGACGGCGGTCGGCGTCGGCCTGGGCGTGGCCCTGCTGCTGCTGACGACCGCGCTGCCGAACGTGCTGACCGTGCGCCACCAGCGCGAGGAGGCCCGCCAGGACCTCACCTACAACGCGGCCGTCCCGCCCAGGAGCGAGCACACCGTCCTGGTCGCCACCACCGACACCGAGTGGCACGCCAAGGACGTCCGGGGCCGGCTGCTGGAGGCCGAGGGACCGCGGGCGCCGCTGCCCCCGGGGGTGGACCGCTTCCCGGCGAAGGGCGAGATGGTCGCCTCGCCCGCCCTGAAGGAGCTGCTCTCCTCGGACGGGGCGAAGCTGCTGCGGGAGCGCATCCCGTACCGGATCACCGGCACGATCGGTGAGCCCGGGCTGATCGGGTCGCACGAACTGGCCTATTACGCCGGCGCGAAGGGCCTGACGGTGAAGGCGGACAGTTCACGGGTGCTGCGGCTGACCGCGTTCGGGGACCCGCACCCGACGGCCGAACGGGCCGACCCCGTGCTCATCCTCATGATGCTGGTCGTGTTCGTGGCGCTGCTGATGCCGGTCGCCGTGTTCATCGCCGCCGCCGTACGGTTCGGCGGCGAACGGCGCGACCGCCGGCTGGCCGCGCTGCGGCTGGTGGGCTCCGACAGCCGGATGACCCGCCGGATCGCGGCCGGCGAGGCGCTGGCCGGAGCACTGCTCGGACTCGTCGTCGGTACGGTGTTCTTCCTGATCGGACGTCAGGTGGCGGGCTCCGTCGAGGTGCTGGGCGAGAGCTTCTTCCCGAGCTACCTGAATCCCTCGCCCGCGCTGGTCGCGCTGGTCGCGGTCGCGGTCCCGGCGTCCGCCGTGCTGGTGACGCTGCTGGCGATGCGCGGGGTGGTCGTCGAACCGCTCGGCGTGGTAAGGGCGGCCAGGCCGGCCCGGCGGCGCCTGTGGTGGCGGCTGCTGCTGCCGCTGGCCGGCCTGGCGATGCTGTACCCGATGATCGGGAACGGCCGCTCCCACGGCGACTTCAACCAGTACCTGGTCATCGGCGGGGTGATGCTGCTGCTCGTCGGCGTGACCGCGCTGCTGCCCTGGCTCGTGGAGGCGGTCGTGGCCCGGCTCGGCCCGGGCTCGGTGTCCTGGCAGCTCGCCGTCCGCCGGCTCCAGGTGAGCAGCGGTTCGGCGGCCCGCATGGTCAACGGCATCGCCGTGGCGGTGGCCGGGGCGATCGCGCTCCAGATGCTGTTCGCGGGCGTGGAGAGCCAGTACACGAAGGAGACCGGCCGCGACCCCGGGCGGGTGCAGATGGAGGTCGACCTCTCCGGCCGGGCGCCGGTGCGGGCCGCTGGACGGGAGTTCGAGCACACCAAGGGCGTCAGGGCGGCGGTGGCGATCTCCACCGGCGGGCTCGGCGACCGGCGCCGCGACCCCGAGCACACCACGGCCGTGACCGTCGGCGACTGCGCGGCGCTGCGCGAGCTGGCCCACCTGCCGTCCTGCCGGGACGGCGACGTGTTCGCCGTGCACGGCGGCAACGGCGACGAAGGCCTGCGCGCCCTGCGGCGGTCGGGCGGGCACGGCTTCCTCGACCCCACCTACTCGGACGCCGACCGCGGACGCGAGATCCCCTGGACGGTGCCGGCCGGGCTGCCGCAGGTCACCGTCCGCAAGGACGCACTGCACCAGGGCGTCGGCGGCCTGCTGGCCACCCCCTCCGCCCTGCCCGCCTCGGCCACGCCGACGCTGTACAGCCAGGTCTACGTCCGCATCGACCCCTCTGTGCCGGACGCGGAGGAGTACGTGCGGAACACGACCGCGCGGGTGGACCCGCTCGGCACCGCGTGGCACTGGTCCTCGACCCAGCAGTCCCGGAAGTACACCTCGCTGCGCACCGGCCTGTTCGTCGGCGCGGTCGGTGTGCTGGCGCTGATCGGGGCCAGCCTGCTGGTCTCCCAGTTGGAGCAGTTGCGCGAGCGGCGCAAGCTGCTGTCGTCCCTGGTCGCCTTCGGCACCCGGCGCCGCACGCTGGGCCTGTCGGTGCTGTGGCAGACGGCGGTGCCCATCACACTGGGCCTGCTGCTGGCCTCGGGGGTGGGCCTGGCCCTCGGCGCGGTGCTGCTGAGGATGACGGCCACCCCGGTGTCCGTCGACTGGGCGAGCGTGCTGTCGATGACCGGGGTCGGCGCGGCCGTGGTCCTCACGGTCACCGTGCTGAGCCTGCCGCCGCTGGTGCGGCTGATGCGGCCGGAGGGGCTGCGGACGGAGTAG
- a CDS encoding LysR substrate-binding domain-containing protein, protein MTISNGTKRRQPSLAQLRAFAAVAEHLHFRDAAAAIGMSQPALSGAVSALEETLGVTLLERTTRKVLLSPAGERLAVRARAVLDAVGALLEEAEAVRAPFTGVLRLGVIPTVAPYLLPAVLRLVHERYPHLDLQVHEEQTASLLDGLHSGRLDLLLLAVPLGVPGVVELPLFDEDFVLVTPLDHALGGREGIPREALRELNLLLLDEGHCLRDQALDICREAGRADAPVTTTAAGLSTLVQLVAGGLGCTLLPRTAQKLETTRSSQLLTGYFAEPAPSRRVAFAMRAGAARAAEYEELAAALREALRALPVRVVDGDA, encoded by the coding sequence GTGACCATCAGTAACGGAACCAAGCGGAGGCAGCCCAGCCTGGCGCAGCTTCGGGCCTTCGCCGCCGTGGCGGAGCACCTGCACTTCCGGGACGCCGCGGCGGCCATCGGGATGAGCCAGCCCGCTCTGTCCGGCGCGGTCTCGGCGCTCGAGGAGACCCTCGGCGTGACCCTCCTCGAGCGTACGACCCGCAAGGTGCTGCTCTCACCGGCGGGGGAGCGACTCGCCGTACGGGCCAGGGCGGTGCTGGACGCGGTCGGGGCGCTGCTGGAGGAGGCCGAGGCGGTCCGGGCGCCGTTCACGGGGGTGCTGCGGCTCGGGGTGATCCCCACCGTCGCGCCGTACCTGCTGCCGGCCGTGCTGCGGCTCGTCCACGAGCGCTACCCGCACCTCGACCTCCAGGTGCACGAGGAGCAGACCGCCAGCCTCCTCGACGGCCTGCACTCCGGCCGGCTCGACCTGCTGCTGCTGGCCGTGCCGCTCGGCGTCCCCGGAGTCGTCGAACTGCCCCTCTTCGACGAGGACTTCGTGCTCGTCACCCCGCTCGACCACGCGCTCGGCGGCCGGGAGGGCATCCCGCGCGAGGCGCTGAGGGAGCTGAATCTGCTGCTCCTGGACGAGGGCCACTGCCTGCGTGACCAGGCCCTGGACATCTGCCGGGAGGCCGGCCGCGCGGACGCGCCGGTCACCACCACCGCGGCCGGACTGTCCACGCTGGTCCAGCTCGTGGCGGGCGGCCTGGGCTGCACCCTGCTGCCGCGCACCGCGCAGAAGCTGGAGACCACCCGCAGCAGCCAACTGCTGACCGGCTACTTCGCCGAGCCCGCCCCCAGCCGCCGCGTCGCCTTCGCGATGCGGGCCGGCGCGGCCCGCGCCGCCGAGTACGAGGAGCTGGCGGCGGCCCTGCGCGAGGCGCTGCGCGCCCTGCCGGTGCGGGTCGTGGACGGCGACGCCTGA
- a CDS encoding peroxiredoxin, producing the protein MLTVGDKFPEFELTSCVSLEKGQEFEQIHHKSYEGKWLVVFAWPKDFTFVCPTEIAAFGKLNDEFADRDTQILGFSGDSEFVHHAWRKDHPDLTDLPFPMMADSKHELMRALGIEGEDGFAQRAVFIVDPNHEIQFTMVTAGSVGRNPKEVLRVLDALQTDELCPCNWSKGEETLDPVALLAGE; encoded by the coding sequence GTGCTCACTGTCGGTGACAAGTTCCCCGAGTTCGAACTGACCTCCTGCGTCTCGCTGGAGAAGGGTCAGGAGTTCGAGCAGATCCACCACAAGTCCTACGAGGGCAAGTGGCTGGTCGTCTTCGCGTGGCCCAAGGACTTCACGTTCGTGTGCCCGACCGAGATCGCCGCGTTCGGGAAGCTGAACGACGAGTTCGCCGACCGCGACACCCAGATCCTCGGCTTCTCCGGTGACTCCGAGTTCGTCCACCACGCGTGGCGCAAGGACCACCCGGACCTGACCGACCTGCCGTTCCCGATGATGGCCGACTCCAAGCACGAACTGATGCGCGCGCTGGGCATCGAGGGCGAGGACGGCTTCGCGCAGCGTGCCGTCTTCATCGTCGACCCGAACCACGAGATCCAGTTCACGATGGTCACCGCCGGTTCCGTGGGGCGTAACCCCAAGGAGGTCCTGCGGGTCCTGGACGCCCTCCAGACCGACGAGCTGTGCCCGTGCAACTGGAGCAAGGGCGAGGAGACCCTTGACCCGGTCGCGCTGCTGGCTGGTGAGTGA
- a CDS encoding alkyl hydroperoxide reductase, producing MSLDSLKSRVPDYAKDLKLNLGSVIGNSDLPAQQLWGTVLATAIASRSPIVLRELEPEAKANLSPEAYTAAKAAAAVMAMNNVFYRTRHLLSDHEYGTLRAGLRMNVIGNPGVEKVDFELWSFAVSAINGCGMCLDSHEQVLRKAGVEREAIQEAFKIASVVQAVGVTLDAEAVLSE from the coding sequence ATGTCGCTCGACTCCCTGAAGTCCCGGGTACCGGACTACGCCAAGGACCTGAAGCTGAACCTGGGCTCGGTCATCGGCAACTCCGACCTGCCCGCGCAGCAGTTGTGGGGCACGGTGCTGGCCACCGCCATCGCCTCCCGCTCCCCGATCGTGCTGCGTGAGCTGGAGCCCGAGGCGAAGGCCAACCTGTCGCCCGAGGCGTACACGGCCGCCAAGGCCGCCGCCGCGGTGATGGCGATGAACAACGTCTTCTACCGCACCCGGCACCTGCTGTCCGACCACGAGTACGGCACCCTGCGCGCGGGCCTGCGGATGAACGTCATCGGCAACCCGGGCGTGGAGAAGGTCGACTTCGAGCTGTGGTCGTTCGCGGTCTCCGCGATCAACGGCTGCGGCATGTGCCTGGACTCGCACGAGCAGGTGCTGCGCAAGGCCGGCGTGGAGCGCGAGGCCATCCAGGAGGCGTTCAAGATCGCCTCCGTGGTGCAGGCCGTCGGCGTCACCCTCGACGCGGAAGCGGTGCTGTCCGAGTAG
- a CDS encoding AI-2E family transporter, translating to MSRVPGWLGRLGAGLTEMSERLDERRAEVEKDGTGPARRRRAEAPAEEPVPPPRRPVPPPGPRPDPAQAVPWGVRVAAEAGWRLLVLAGTLWVLMRVISAIQLVVFAFVIALLVTALLQPTVARLRRRGVPRGPATAMTAVAGFVVIGLMGWFVTWQVMENIDTLSTQIQSGIDDLRNWLLKSPFHVTDKQINQIAKNLREAIGANADQITSAGLEGVQVIVEALTGILLVFFSTLFLLYDGERIWQWFLKLVPSAARPGVAGAGPRAWRTLTAYVRGTVLVALIDAIFIGIGIYFLNVPMAVPLAVFIFLFSFIPLVGAVASGALAVIVALVTQGVFAAVMTLVVVLAVQQIEGHVLQPFILGRAVRVHPLAVVLTVAAGGMVAGIGGAVVAVPLVAVTNAVVGYLRTYAQEVRDGPAPEDRPDRHDRHDRHDGVDGAHGPDAAHAADGEPGDGVADVTPEDIVLEDAENPAHRG from the coding sequence ATGTCGCGAGTACCAGGGTGGCTCGGCCGGCTCGGAGCCGGCCTCACCGAGATGAGCGAGCGCCTCGACGAGCGCCGCGCGGAGGTGGAGAAGGACGGCACCGGGCCCGCCCGGCGCAGGCGGGCCGAGGCGCCCGCCGAGGAGCCGGTTCCGCCCCCGCGCCGGCCCGTACCCCCGCCGGGCCCGCGCCCCGACCCGGCGCAGGCCGTGCCCTGGGGCGTGCGGGTCGCCGCCGAGGCCGGCTGGCGGCTGCTGGTGCTGGCCGGCACCCTGTGGGTGCTGATGCGGGTCATCAGCGCCATCCAGCTCGTGGTGTTCGCCTTCGTCATCGCCCTGCTGGTCACCGCGTTGCTCCAGCCGACGGTCGCCCGGCTCAGACGGCGCGGGGTGCCGCGCGGCCCGGCCACCGCGATGACCGCCGTCGCCGGCTTCGTCGTGATCGGCCTCATGGGCTGGTTCGTGACCTGGCAGGTCATGGAGAACATCGACACGCTCTCCACCCAGATACAGAGCGGCATCGACGACCTGCGCAACTGGCTGCTGAAGAGCCCGTTCCACGTCACCGACAAGCAGATCAACCAGATCGCCAAGAACCTCCGTGAGGCGATCGGCGCCAACGCCGACCAGATCACGTCCGCGGGCCTCGAGGGCGTCCAGGTCATCGTGGAGGCCCTCACCGGCATCCTGCTGGTGTTCTTCTCGACGCTGTTCCTGCTCTACGACGGCGAGCGCATCTGGCAGTGGTTCCTGAAGCTGGTGCCGTCCGCCGCCCGCCCGGGTGTGGCCGGCGCCGGCCCGCGCGCCTGGCGCACCCTGACCGCCTACGTGCGCGGCACGGTCCTGGTCGCCCTCATCGACGCCATCTTCATCGGCATCGGCATCTACTTCCTTAACGTGCCGATGGCCGTCCCGCTGGCCGTCTTCATCTTCCTGTTCTCGTTCATTCCGCTGGTGGGCGCGGTGGCCTCCGGCGCGCTCGCGGTGATCGTGGCGCTGGTGACCCAGGGTGTCTTCGCCGCCGTCATGACCCTCGTCGTGGTCCTCGCGGTCCAGCAGATCGAGGGGCACGTCCTCCAGCCGTTCATCCTCGGCCGCGCGGTCCGGGTCCATCCGCTGGCGGTCGTGCTGACCGTGGCGGCGGGCGGCATGGTGGCCGGCATCGGCGGCGCCGTGGTGGCCGTACCGCTGGTGGCGGTGACGAACGCGGTGGTCGGCTACCTGCGGACCTACGCCCAGGAGGTCCGGGACGGCCCGGCACCCGAGGACCGGCCCGACCGGCACGACCGGCACGACCGGCACGACGGGGTCGACGGGGCCCACGGGCCGGACGCGGCCCACGCGGCCGACGGGGAGCCCGGCGACGGGGTCGCCGATGTCACCCCCGAGGACATCGTCCTCGAAGACGCGGAGAACCCCGCCCACCGAGGGTGA